The proteins below are encoded in one region of Hordeum vulgare subsp. vulgare chromosome 3H, MorexV3_pseudomolecules_assembly, whole genome shotgun sequence:
- the LOC123445305 gene encoding microfibrillar-associated protein 1-like: MSVAAGVSDAAIAVRDKLRGKIGQTKVKRYWPGKKPEWAEEAEDDIDLRAARVSLDDAFPKAEEGDRDRDRLPKDDRRLRRLAETRAENKEELRADHRRIRQAEIVSTAEEERDRQEAQAEEEDDEDAQAERRRRIKERQRLRAQEEEELLPQEEEPLEEDEQESEESEYETDSEDEQMGMAMVKPVFIPKAQRDTIAERERLEEEERQMDEMIKKRLEARKIETRQIVVEEIRKDEHIQKTLNEDASVEDVDTDDELNEAEEYESWKNREMARIKRDREERYARLKEKEEIDKVRNMTEEERREWEKKNPKSSLQKSKQKWNFMQKYYHKGAFFQEGGDDVSQSAGKDDIYTRDFSAPTGEDKMDKSILPKVMQVKHFGRSGRTKWTHLINEDTTDWDAPWATNGPLRSKYTAKMAGMNAPIAKPKGSKKMKDWDTKRDD, encoded by the exons ATGTCGGTGGCGGCGGGGGTCAGCGATGCGGCCATCGCGGTGCGCGACAAGCTCAGGGGCAAGATCGGCCAGACCAAGGTGAAGCGGTACTGGCCGGGAAAGAAGCCCGAGTGGGCCGAGGAGGCCGAGGACGACATCGACCTCCGGGCGGCCAGGGTCTCCCTCGACGATGCCTTCCCCAAGGCCGAGGAAGGGGACCGGGACCGGGACCGTCTCCCCAAGGACGACCGTCGGCTCCGGCGGCTCGCGGAGACGCGCGCGGAGAACAAGGAGGAGCTCCGGGCCGACCACCGCCGCATCCGGCAGGCCGAGATCGTGTCCACCGCCGAGGAGGAGCGGGACAGGCAGGAGGCCCAGGCGGAGGAAGAGGACGACGAGGACGCCCAGGCGGAGAGGCGGAGGAGGATCAAGGAGAGGCAGCGCCTGAGGGCGCAGGAAGAGGAGGAGCTGCTCCCGCAGGAGGAGGAGCCGCTAGAGGAGGACGAACAGGAGTCGGAGGAGTCTGAGTACGAGACCGACTCGGAGGATGAGCAGATGGGCATGGCCATGGTGAAGCCCGTCTTCATACCCAAGGCGCAGCGGGACACCATTGCCGAGCGTGAgcggctggaggaggaggagcgacagATGGACGAGATGATCAAGAAGAGGCTCGAGGCTAGGAAGATTGAGACCAGACAGATTGTGGTGGAGGAGATTAGGAAGgatgaacacattcagaagacgCTTAATGAGGATGCTAGCGTCGAGGATGTCGATACGGATGATGAGCTGAAcgaagcagaggagtatgagtcATGGAAGAATCGTGAGATGGCGCGGATTAAGAGGGACAGGGAGGAAAGGTATGCAAGgttgaaggagaaggaagagattgACAAGGTGAGGAATATGACTGAGGAGGAGCGTCGGGAGTGGGAGAAGAAGAACCCAAAATCTTCTCTCCAGAAGTCCAAACAGAAGTGGAACTTTATGCAGAAGTACTACCACAAGGGTGCCTTCTTCCAGGAGGGTGGTGATGACGTGAGTCAGTCAGCTGGTAAAGATGATATATACACCCGTGATTTCTCTGCGCCTACCGGAGAAGATAAGATGGACAAGAGCATCTTGCCTAAGGTCATGCAAGTTAAGCATTTCGGGCGGAGTGGCAGAACAAAGTGGACACATCTTATTAATGAGGACACTACCGACTGGGATGCACC ATGGGCTACAAACGGGCCGCTGCGGTCAAAATATACTGCAAAAATGGCGGGCATGAATGCACCTATTGCTAAACCAAAGGGAAGTAAGAAGATGAAGGATTGGGACACAAAACGAGATGATTAA
- the LOC123440733 gene encoding wall-associated receptor kinase 1-like, whose product MSRAMVPLLMLGMLVLPPATTAMVTTATKNSYDLCGNYVIPFPFGVSPSRSLPGFNITCAVDKRTNKGHPILGNSMLEVNFPPNSSDTYLFTNISYSVKMIPGVRDHSIHWEAPARPFAISGSSYMSLFVVGCGVRASLYIGNSDVEVGNCTVVCAEAQIMEKLPESLCWGMVGIGCCSIGIQVNLRAFTLNISRISESPGSKQVQAIITDELYLSFRPIDAYSGSLQQYYALLDWSIPYQPNCKHAMEDKDSYACVSNHSKCQDSPIGGYLCYCQSGVGNAYMNDGCIEVKDNPPAYDSIQPRTNCPTSCNNVSTPFPFGTELGCFAKPHLYLKCIPTDTLPVLHLTNRTLVTYISIDDGVLQVHETSEPDDFMSGSDRPPYALSGEGERGMVKWAINSMTCEHAKLNKSDYRCFSIHSECVDVTDDRTLKHIGYRCKCSSGFEGNPYFKDGCTDTNECHQPDKYICKGICQNSFGSYTCTSCPRGTDFHSFTGKCKPTTIILGVTIGVSSGGGILFLAAIVVILNRRWKRSVQKSLRKRHFRKNRGILLEQLISSDQNASDGGTKIFSLEELQKATNNFDHTRVVGRGGHGTVYKGILTDQRVVAIKKSTLAVISEIDEFINEVSILSQINHRNVVKLHGCCLESEVPLLVYEFVSNGTLYDLLHREQNSSLSPLSWEERLRIATEIAGALRYLHSAASVSILHRDVKCMNVLLTDSYTAKVSDFGASRLIPIDQTHLITAVQGTFGYLDPEYYHTGQLNEKSDVYSFGVILVELLTRRKPIIQNEHGEKQNLSNYFLWAMRERPLEEIVDAQILEEAREEGVLCMARLAEECLCLTRVQRPTMKDVEMRLQILTGRRVAPRAGRDEAAWPCYEAAGDDSRGGVAPVIGQHGSRQFSQEQEFLSSLRVPR is encoded by the exons ATGAGCAGGGCCATGGTACCATTACTCATGCTTGGAATGCTCGTGTTGCCGCCGGCAACAACTGCCATGGTGACTACGGCTACCAAAAACTCTTACGACTTATGTGGTAATTATGTCATACCTTTTCCGTTCGGAGTAAGTCCTTCACGCTCCTTGCCTGGTTTCAATATCACTTGTGCTGTAGACAAGCGGACCAACAAGGGTCATCCCATTCTGGGAAACTCAATGCTGGAGGTCAATTTCCCTCCCAATTCATCCGACACCTACCTGTTCACCAATATCTCTTATTCCGTGAAGATGATTCCCGGTGTCCGCGACCACTCCATCCACTGGGAAGCTCCAGCTAGGCCCTTTGCCATATCTGGCTCCTCGTACATGTCCTTGTTCGTTGTTGGCTGCGGCGTCAGGGCCTCACTGTACATTGGTAACTCGGACGTTGAGGTCGGGAACTGCACTGTCGTCTGCGCAGAAGCTCAAATCATGGAGAAGCTACCCGAGAGTCTATGCTGGGGCATGGTTGGTATCGGATGCTGTTCCATCGGCATACAGGTGAACCTAAGGGCATTCACTCTCAACATCTCGCGCATCAGCGAATCTCCAGGCTCCAAACAAGTGCAAGCCATCATCACCGATGAATTGTACCTAAGTTTCAGGCCGATTGACGCCTACTCTGGGTCATTACAGCAATACTATGCTCTACTGGATTGGTCTATTCCTTACCAGCCCAACTGTAAGCATGCCATGGAGGACAAGGACAGCTATGCCTGCGTTAGCAAccacagcaagtgccaggactcgCCTATCGGTGGATACCTTTGTTATTGCCAGTCAGGCGTGGGCAACGCTTACATGAATGACGGCTGCATTGAAGTCAAAGATAATCCACCAG CTTACGATTCCATCCAGCCGAGAACGAACTGTCCCACATCATGCAATAACGTGAGCACCCCGTTCCCGTTCGGAACAGAACTAGGCTGCTTTGCCAAGCCCCATCTCTACCTCAAATGTATTCCAACGGACACCCTTCCCGTCCTTCATTTGACTAATAGAACACTCGTCACATACATATCTATTGATGACGGTGTATTACAAGTTCATGAGACATCGGAGCCAGATGATTTCATGTCTGGCTCTGACCGCCCGCCCTACGCCTTATCTGGAGAGGGAGAAAGGGGCATGGTGAAGTGGGCTATTAATAGCATGACATGCGAGCATGCAAAGCTGAACAAGAGCGACTACAGATGCTTCAGCATCCACAGCGAATGTGTTGATGTAACTGACGATAGAACACTCAAACATATCGGTTACCGGTGCAAGTGCTCTTCTGGTTTTGAAGGGAATCCTTACTTTAAGGATGGATGCACAG ATACCAACGAGTGCCATCAGCCAGATAAATACATTTGCAAGGGTATCTGCCAGAATAGTTTCGGAAGCTATACATGCACCAGTTGTCCTCGTGGAACAGATTTCCATAGCTTCACGGGAAAATGCAAACCAACTACTATAATATTAG GTGTTACTATTGGAGTAAGCAGTGGTGGAGGCATTCTGTTTCTTGCCGCGATTGTTGTTATTCTTAATCGGAGATGGAAGAGAAGTGTCCAGAAAAGTTTGAGAAAGAGGCATTTCCGTAAGAACAGAGGCATTCTGCTAGAACAGCTGATCTCTTCTGATCAAAATGCCAGTGATGGTGGCACAAAGATATTCTCCCTGGAGGAGCTGCAAAAGGCAACCAACAATTTCGATCACACCCGTGTGGTCGGACGTGGTGGCCATGGCACCGTCTACAAGGGCATCCTGACTGACCAGCGTGTGGTGGCCATCAAGAAATCAACGCTTGCGGTGATCAGCGAGATCGATGAGTTCATCAACGAGGTCTCCATCCTATCACAGATCAACCATCGGAATGTGGTTAAGCTCCATGGATGTTGCCTAGAATCCGAGGTCCCTCTGCTTGTCTACGAGTTCGTCTCCAACGGCACGCTCTACGACCTCCTGCACCGCGAGCAGAACAGTAGCTTGTCGCCGTTGTCCTGGGAGGAGCGCCTGAGGATCGCCACCGAGATTGCGGGTGCGCTCAGGTACCTGCACTCTGCGGCTTCGGTGTCGATCCTACACAGAGACGTCAAGTGCATGAACGTGCTCCTGACAGACAGCTACAccgcaaaggtttcagacttcggAGCGTCGAGGCTGATCCCGATAGATCAGACTCACCTAATCACTGCCGTTCAGGGCACATTTGGGTACCTGGATCCAGAGTATTATCACACTGGCCAGCTCAACGAAAAGAGCGATGTTTACAGTTTTGGAGTGATACTCGTTGAGCTGCTGACGAGGAGGAAGCCGATCATTCAGAACGAGCATGGCGAGAAGCAGAACCTGTCCAATTACTTCTTGTGGGCTATGAGGGAGAGGCCCCTCGAGGAGATAGTGGATGCCCAGATCCTCGAGGAAGCGAGAGAGGAAGGGGTTCTGTGCATGGCTCGGTTGGCGGAGGAGTGCCTATGTCTGACACGAGTGCAGAGGCCTACCATGAAGGACGTGGAGATGAGGCTGCAGATCCTGACGGGGCGCCGTGTTGCACCGAGGGCGGGGCGGGATGAAGCGGCATGGCCTTGCTATGAAGCTGCAGGAGATGATAGCCGTGGTGGCGTTGCTCCGGTGATTGGTCAGCACGGCTCACGTCAGTTCAGCCAAGAGCAGGAGTTCTTGTCGTCTCTGCGTGTACCGCGGTAG